The Phosphitispora fastidiosa region TTCCTCCCATCTCTGCCTGTCTCTGGTCGGGTATTCATCTGAAATAAAAAATACTTCCACATCGTATTCCCTGACAAGATACTCAATCTCAGCAACCACACTCTCCGGCCTTCTTGCTCTCCAGGTCCGGTCCCAGAACCTGTGCTGGGAACAAAAGGCACAGTCATGGACACATCCCCTTGAAGTGGAAATAATAGCCAGACGAGAGCCTGGATAGATAAAAAAGGTGTAGTCTTCCCATTCCAAAAGGTCCCAGGCCGGGGACAGAGTATCAAGGTCACCGATGTATTCCCTGACAGGAGTACAAAAAACTTTAGTATTTCTGACAAAAGCAATCCCAGGAATGCAGGCAAAATCTCCCCCTGCTGCCCATGCTGAAATAAGCTCAGGCAGGGTAAATTCCCCTTCAAAGCGGACAATTACATCAATAAAGGGATATTCCTGCAGGACCTCCTCATAACAGAAGGTCGGGTGAATACCGCCAATCACAGTAAGCTTGTCGGGTTTCCACTCCTTTACCGCCCTCAGTATATCTGCGGCAGCAGGCATAGTGGCAGTATAAGCGGTCGTCCCAACTACATCAGGATTGTATTTTTTTATATTATCCATAATTTGTGAGAAGCTATGGTTCTTGGCCATGGCATCATAAATCCTTACCTCATGGCCGGCCTTACGCAATTCTCCGGCAAGATAGACGAATCCCAGGTGAGGCCACCTGCCGGCAGACTCGACCACACCACAGTGGTAATCAGGGGTAACCAGCATTACTCTAGCCATAAATGCCTCCTGAAAATAAGCCAAAACTCTTATAGTAAATAATTAGACTTTTTGTCGTAAAACTCCTGCCAGCCAACACATCTTTTCAGTACCCCCAGACAGAAAGTCTTCCGTTCCCGGTATCAGCCAGATATAATATCCTGCCGGCGCTGTCAGCCCCAATGGTTGTGGGGTTCAGCAGCCCCTGACCATAGGTAAACATAAAATTGCCTTCATTATCGTATACAAACACCCGGCCTGTACCGTTATCCACCACATGTATCCGCCCCAGGACGTCAATTGCCAGTCCCTGTGGATTCTTCATGCCAACCTCACTAGTGGGCAGGTCTCCCATATTCCAGCCGGCACAATTGAAAACTCTTATCCTGTTTCCCGGCGGGTCTGTCACAATAACCCGGCCATCATCTGTTACGGCTATCCCATAGGGGAACTGCAGCCCGTCCTCTTCGGTGTCACCCTTTATTTCTGTAAGGAAAACCCCGTCTTCGCCCGCGGTAAACCATCCATTGATATTGACATCGGTAATATAGAATACCCGGTCCCGCGCGGTTACCCCGACAGGCTTAATGCGCCGTTTATCAGGGGTCTCATAATATGCATCCAGCAGTCTGCCACTCTCAGCATAAAGTCCGACTCCGCCATTATGGTAATCTGCTGCCAGCAGGCGGTCTCCTGTTTGCACCATACCCTCCGGCCTGCCATCAGCCTTGGTTATCTTGGCGCGAAAGTCCCTGACCTTTTCGCCTTCCGGAGTCAGCACCTCAATCCGTTCTTCGCCAAAGTAACTTACATATATCAGGTCATCATAAACATATACCCAAACCGGTTCCCGGCCTTGCCCTGATGGCCCGGTTAAATCAATACTGCCAAGATAGACCGGTTTCTCATCCGGTCCCCGCTGCCTGTGTTTCAGGTTGACAGTTCTTTTAGGACCACTATACATAGACCAGCCTAATAATGTTATCACAATAATCAGGATTCCGGCCGCTGCCGCTTTCTTGTAAAATTCATTTTTTGGAAAACCATGTTCCACCGAAAACCGCCCCTTACTGCTATTCTATTGGTCTTGTTATCTGGTCCAGGGTATGATATGTGTCGGGGGTAACCAGTCCCACGGCCCAGAAACTGATGATATTGGTCACCAGGCAGCCCAGCCCGAGCCACACAAGTTTACTGCCCTTCCAGCCACGGGTGAAGCGAAGGTGCAGGAATATTCCGTATATCAGCCAGCTTACCAGAGACCAGGTTTCCACGGGATCCCATCCCCAGTACTTTCCCCAGAGCAATTTAGCCCAGATGGAGCCGCTGATAATCATGATTGTTCCGGCGATAAAGCCGAGCAGGATGAATTTGACGCCTGACTCTTCCAGAGTTTCTTTATCCGGGAGCATGTGGTATCTCTCGGGTTCAGCGCCGGGAACAAACCTGCCCTTGAGGAGATAAAAAATTCCTGCCGCTGCACCCAGCACATAACATCCGGTGGAAGTCAGGGCAAACAAAACATGTACTGCCAGCCACCTGCTCTTATATGCAGGGGTAAGGGGTAAGGCCTCTGTGGAATCGGCATAACCCCAGCCCATCACAAGAAAAGCAAAAGAAACTGATATAATACCAAGAAGGCTGACCCAGGGGAAATACCTGCGGGCCAGCAAAAACACAACTACTGCGAGGAAAGCCACTACAATATTCAGCTCATAAAGGGTGCGCACCGGTAGATGCCCTGTCGCAACGGTGCGGGCTGTAAGCGCCAGGAAATTCACCGCAGCGCCAGTTGCAGCTAGCCATGTCCCGACCTTATCAGCCTTAGCGCTGCCCGATAAAAACCGGTACAGGTAAGAAAAAGATGCCGCAACGTAGCAGGATACAGTAATCCAAAAAAAATACATCTCCGGCTGTGACATTATGCGCTTCCCCCTTTGTTATCCAACAGTTCCCTGACCTCATTTTCAAACAGCCTGCTGAAGTAATCCGCCCTGGCTGACCAATAAACCAAAGTGTCTCCGCTTTCAGCCGCAAACCTCAGCCAGACTCTTTTCCTGATAAAGCATCCGCGCCAGGCCAGACCGGCAGCTGCCATCAGTCCCCCGAGATAAACCAGCGGTTCCCCGGAATCTTTGGAAACATCAAAAAGACTCCAGTAACGGTATTCTGGAAAGCTAACCCGATAGTCACCAATATCTCCTTCTGCCCCCCGGTGAACTGTCCCTGCTGCAAGAACCCCAGCCTCACCCGGCTGGGCAAAGACAATCCGCAATGCCGCCCGGGCAGGCCCTGCTTGCCTATCGGCCTGTCCGGCTCTACCTGCGGGATCCGGTTCCAGAAAATCAATAGTGAACTTTGAGCCATCAGGCAGGGGGAACTCGTCATGATGCCTGCCGCCGGTCTTACCTATATTGGCATAATCATCAATAACTGTGTTCCCCGATTTATCCCTGATAACCAGGTGAGCCGAATAACCGTAATCCTTAATGCGCCAGTAATGTCCATCATGCCTGGCAGGTTTGTTGATCTCAGTTGGATAAGGATTACGGTAGTCACCCAACATAAAATCAAGGATACCCCTTACCTGACTTATCTCACCATCAACTTTACTGACGGTGAATTCACGCAAGCCGACCAGATAAGGCTCCGCAGCAGAATAAAACGGCCCCTGTGCAGTGATGCTGAGGTCATCCGGAAAGCGTACGGCAACCCCTTCGGGGATCATAACATCTCCGCTCATGCCAAATATCGATGAAACTCCGAAGCCGGCCAGAATAACGGTCAGGCCTAGGTGAAACACCACCGACCCCCATGGGGAAAAAGGATTTTTCACTGCCTGCAGCCATTCACCATCACCCGGTATGCGTTCACTAACAGGGTGCAGTTTAAAACCCTTCCGCCTCATCCTGGCTTCAATTTCTCCAGGCCCGCTGCTTGTCAATGTTTCCTTAGTCTGGGGCAGGCGCCGGCCGTAGCCGGTCTCCTGCTCTTTTCCGCTGCCACGGTACAGCCGTACTGCCCTTGTTAAAGAACACACTACAATGCTCAGGGCCAGCCCGGACAGGGCAGCAGCAAACCACCAGTGCCCGTAAAGTGACTGCCCGTCACCCGTCACCTGAGAAAGATAGACAGCAGCAATAATATAGCACAGTATTCCGGACATCAGGCCAAGGGACGTCCGGGAAGAAATCAGCATTTTAATTACCCTGTTTTTCATCTCTCCCGCCAAAAAGACTCAGCTTCCTTTCATATCTGCTAAAAAACAGGTGACAGGCTTGAAATTGATAACCTGTCACCTTATTGGATTTCTTAGTAACCTTTACCGGTAGTATGTGCACAGGCAAAAGGTTCTGTCGTTGTATTGCCTGTGGTATAACAGGTACTTGGACTAGTATAAGAGATAAAGAATCCGTTCATTCCCTTATAAGTTCTGTAATCCCCCCTGTTGTCGGTAAACTTTCCGTTGGCGCCATGGACCGACATATACCTGTTGCTGCTCTGGGTAATTCCTCCGAAGTGGCAGTAACGGCACCAGTTGTTGCCATAAAGGGCGCCAAAGGCATCAACCGCTTCGTCTGACAGGGTAAAGCTTTGACCTGATACTGGGTTAGCAGTATAATGGTTACTCCTGCTGTGTGACCCACTGGACCCGGTTCCTGTCCCTGACCCCGCGGAAGAGTCACTGCCATAGACCGACTGGGCATGACACTGAGTACAGAAAGTGGTACTCCTGGGGTCTGCCCGCAGCATAAAATCATAATTAGAACCGTGAGGCCCGCGCGGACCGCCGAGCTGCTGGCTGTTGCCATGGCAGTCGGAACAGGTGATATTGTGCCTGTGGGCGGGGTTACTGGGATTAAATGCCCAACCCGGGGTACCGGAACCGGACAGGGTGGTGGCCCCGTTTGCTTCAATCCTGGCATTGGCAAAACTGTTTTTTACTGTTATTGAGAATCCATGGTTCGAGGGATTATTAGCATTAAAATAACCGATGACCCTTCTTCCGCCGGTGCTGGCAACAGTATAATCAGAATGGCACTTGAAACACACCATATATTCCTGTAATCTTGAGTCTTTAACAGAGACATCAGGTATCTCGTTCCAACCATAGCCGGCAACTACGTACGGGTTTTTGGCCGGGTCTGTCCAGTATTCCGGATTTGTGTTCGGGTTGGGGACAGCCGGCATGCCGGTCAGTTCCACCCCTGACACCCCCTTAAAGGCATATGACAATCTGGTAGTAAGGGCGTCAGTTCCGGCAATATCCAGAACTGTATGCACATTGTGGCAGTCCAGGCATTCCACGTGCCGGGTCCGGGTTACCAGGGAATCATCCATAACTTCATTAAAGGAGTGTTTACCCAGGGTATATCCCGGCAGGTGGCCGATGCCCTGCTCGGGCCAGAACTTCATATCTGCCCCTGTGGTTGTCCCGTCATGACATTCGTAGCACAAGTCCTCTTCCCAGTCAAAGGTATTCCCGGTTATATTAGTAACCCGGCCCCAGGCATCAATTTCAGCCGTTCCATGGGGGTCATGGCAGTTGATGCACTTGCCCTGCCTTTCAGCCGGTGTTGCCTCAGTATAGTGTTCACCGCCCGGCCATAAGGCCTTATCTTTATGGACTCCGGAGCTGAACTTGTCAATTCCCGGATATCCTACGGTCACTGAAGAGATGGTGGGGTATTCATGGCATTTATTGCAGATTTCATTATTAGACCCATCATCCACTACCAGCATTTTGGGAATTGTTTCGCCGGCGGCATCCTCCCTGCCGTGGGAGTTATGGCAGTTCAGGCATATCCCCGGAAGGAAGGAAGTCTTGTTATATACTACTCCCGCCGCTGTATTCAGTTCCTCAAACCATTGGGCCTTTAAGCCATGGGATGAGTTGACATAAACTGCAGAGCCGTCAAACAATCCGGTATCAACAAGTATATCATCTCTATCATGACACTCCAGGCATAGCTGGTTGGGTTTGGTGACATCATTAACCGGGAATCTCAGCATCCCGGGGTACTGGCTGCCGTGTGGTTCATGACAGTTGGTACACTCGCCGGGGCCATACCCGTCAAATTTCATTTTGGCATTTACACCGGTATCACCATGGGAGGTTTCCTCATACACGGTCTTTCCACCATATTCGCCGTAGGGATCAACTTCATGGCAGGTATAGCAGAGATCATTAAGATTCTCCCCCGTTCCTCTCCAGGCCGAACTCTTGATATACTGCCCCGTTTCCGGGTCAAACCTGCCGTGCGGGGCATGGCAGTTATAACACTTACCCGCATCAGCAGTTGTCCGCGCAGGGACTCCGTCACCCCCAGGCCAGTACCCGGGTGTGTTGGAGTTAGCCCCTGCCGCAGTTGTCTGCCCATGGGCAGAGGGGTCAAAATATGCCCTCCCGGAAAACTTGCCGGTATTGGAAGCTGCTGTATGGCAGCTATAGCACAGGTTATTGTCATCAGACCCCTTCAGCAGGTGTTCATATGCTGAACCATGGGGCACGTGACACTTGGTACAGTTCCCCTCATAGATACTGCCATCCTTAAAGGTCATAACAGCATAATCCACATTGTGCTTGCTGTAGACATAGGCTGAACCTATGGTATGGGTGACCGCATAAATCGGGTTCGACGAACCTGACTCATGGCAGGACATGCAGAGAGCGCCTTCCTTGGAATCCTCCCCGGACCGCAGTGTGGTTACCGCAAATTCTGTAGATGGCTCTGAGTGGTTTCCGGCCTTATCAAATGCAGTCGCGTAGTAGTAATAAAGTGTATTTCCCCTAAGGCCGGTATCTGTGTACTGTTTAGTATAGGTTACCCCGGCCCGCAGCCAGTCAGAACCGTTGCGGCTGCGGTAAACGGCGTACCCCACAACCCCATCGGTAGTGTCATAAATATTCTTCCAATAGCTGGTTACCTGTGAGGAACTTTCCCTCTGCGCCCGGAAACTGGTCGGTGCATTGGGCCGGGTGGCATCTGCCGGTTCCGCTCCTGTTGTTACCCATGCCGGACTTGAATCTGTGGCTGCCGATATGTTGCCATACCTGTCAACTGCTTTCACCTGGTAGGAATAAGCAGTCTCCGGCTTCAACCCGGTATCGGTAAATGTTGTTTGAGGAGCTAGGTTTGAGCCGGCAATCAGGAACCTGCTGTCACGGGTTGACCAACGGAAAACGCTATAGGAAATAGGTTCACCTGTTGATGCATTCCACGAAAGCTGCATTTTTTCATGGGTATATGGCGCCGCTGCATTAGCTGCCGTCAGGGAAGAAGGCGCGCCTGGCGCTGCTTCGTCTTTACTCCTGACCAGGAACATGGCCCCATAGTCAGCTATTTTGGTAAGCTTGGGCCTGGCTCTGCCCAGCAAATATTCAGCATAGATGTCTACTGTATACCACCAGTTATCCCTCAGGTTCCACTGGTCGTCCAGGACAAAGGAAAACCTGAGGCTTCCGAAACTATACTGCTCATCGGCCGGATTGAAAGGACCCACTTTGATATTTCCCTTGAAATCCTTTACCCAGACATTAAACGAACTAAAGGCGGCATCAATGGAATCAGAGGTTGCCTTCACATAAACCGTATCTCCGGGAGCAAATACATATGCCTGTTCCGTGTAGGCGGAGTCTCGATAGAACTTAAAGCCCTTACCCGATGCCCCTGCAATTATTGCCTCATGGGTATTGACATATGTTGTCCCTCCGTGTCTCAATTCCACTTCAAGGACATAAACCCCGCTGTACCATTCTGACTTTATCAGTACAGGCCATTCAAAGAGGTCTGCTTTACCGTCAGGGTGGCTATACGAAGTATATTCCGCCAATATTGTGTTCAGGTGGTTCCTGATCCTGACTACCGCTGTATCCGGCGCATCAGGAAGGCCTGTTTCATCACAATATACCTGAACATACACTGTTTTTCCCAATGGGAAGCTGGAAGTAATAGCTGTCTTGGTCTGGTCATAAAGTTTCATCCAGGTGGTGCTGGTATCTGCTTCTACGTAATTGCCGGCCCCGACAGCGGCATAAGCCGCTTGTGTGATCCCACTTACAGGGGCACACCATTCTGACAGGTTATCATTAAAATCTTCTGCAGACACACGGTAATAATATCGGGATTCAGGTTTGAGGCCGCTGTCTGTAAAGGCAGTGTTCCCGGTACTGCCAACCAGGGTATACTCCCCGCTAAGACTGTCTGCCCGGTACACCCGGTACTGGACAATCTTGCAGTTGTCAATAGAAGCGGTCCAGCTCAGGGTAAGCCTGGTTGTCCCCTCACCGGGCACACTAACTTTCAGGTTGGTCGGAATAGACGGCACCTGTTTGTCGTCAGAGATCACAGGAGAAACCGTCTGCTCAGTGGTCTGGCCTGACTCATTCCCGGTGCGGTCATGAGCGGAAACCTTATATGAGTATGTCGTATTTGGCTTAAGGCCGCCATCATAAAACCAAACCTTTGCAGGGGCATAGACCCTGCTGTTAACAACTCCGTATCTGGACCAGTCACCTGTCCCGGCTTTCCGGTAAATATAATAGCCAAAGACATCAGGACTGGCTGAGGCCGTCCAGCTCAGGTCAACCTGAATTGAGCTGGATCCTGCCGCCTCAAAATCAGTCGGCATTTCCGGTGCAGTCACATCACCGGCAGTGGAACGCTTATCCTTGAGGACATTGGCCCTGGGATTGTGAACGTGTTCTGTATGGCACATCACCATACAGTCATTGCCGGTGTCACCACCCTCGTCATACTGGGTATTCGGGTCAGTAATGGGGTGGAATGAAGTTTTGGCAGTTTTTCCTTCAGGCCAGGTCTGCTCTCCTGAAATCTCAAGCCCTGTCAGTTCTTCAATGTTATATGCATAGCCATTATCTCCGTGGCAGATGAAGCAATCCTTGTCACTGCCCACCGGTTCCGGGTCATGAGGGTTGTGGCAATCGGTACAGCTCTTGGTCTCACCGGCCTTATGTTCATTAATGGTGACACCGTTATCACCTATCAAAGGTATACTCGGAATATTTACCTGACCGCCGGGAGTCGTCTCACTGGTATAGTAAACCCAGGAATCTACAGAATCACCGACATATTCACGGTGGCAGGTGGTACAAAACTTACGCGGTTCATAACTGAAGGTAATGCTCTTCATATTTTGGGGAAATTCCACCTGGTAGACCGTTTCACCCACATATGTTAAGGTCTGCTGAGGGGCATAGTTGTTATCATCCCTCAGGTAAAAGTCATTGGTTGAGCCGTGCGGTACATGACACTCATCACAGTACATCTTTGCCGTCAGGGAACCGGTGTACTTATGTCCCGTTTTTTCATACAGTGTCTTGATATCCTCAATAGGATCCCCCATACTGTTGGTGGTAACCCCATTGTGACAGCTGACACACAGGTCATCCTTGGGCAGCCTTAACAGAGGCTTGTAATCAGACCCGTGGGGCACATGGCACTTGTCGCAGTTCCCCAGGAGGTCACTGTTATCAGCAGGATAAGTCCTGATAAGGTACTCATAATCATGAGGCTTGCCGTCAAACAGGTGGCTGTCAATGGTATATGGCGATTTAT contains the following coding sequences:
- a CDS encoding cytochrome c biogenesis protein ResB, whose protein sequence is MKNRVIKMLISSRTSLGLMSGILCYIIAAVYLSQVTGDGQSLYGHWWFAAALSGLALSIVVCSLTRAVRLYRGSGKEQETGYGRRLPQTKETLTSSGPGEIEARMRRKGFKLHPVSERIPGDGEWLQAVKNPFSPWGSVVFHLGLTVILAGFGVSSIFGMSGDVMIPEGVAVRFPDDLSITAQGPFYSAAEPYLVGLREFTVSKVDGEISQVRGILDFMLGDYRNPYPTEINKPARHDGHYWRIKDYGYSAHLVIRDKSGNTVIDDYANIGKTGGRHHDEFPLPDGSKFTIDFLEPDPAGRAGQADRQAGPARAALRIVFAQPGEAGVLAAGTVHRGAEGDIGDYRVSFPEYRYWSLFDVSKDSGEPLVYLGGLMAAAGLAWRGCFIRKRVWLRFAAESGDTLVYWSARADYFSRLFENEVRELLDNKGGSA
- a CDS encoding cytochrome c biogenesis protein; its protein translation is MSQPEMYFFWITVSCYVAASFSYLYRFLSGSAKADKVGTWLAATGAAVNFLALTARTVATGHLPVRTLYELNIVVAFLAVVVFLLARRYFPWVSLLGIISVSFAFLVMGWGYADSTEALPLTPAYKSRWLAVHVLFALTSTGCYVLGAAAGIFYLLKGRFVPGAEPERYHMLPDKETLEESGVKFILLGFIAGTIMIISGSIWAKLLWGKYWGWDPVETWSLVSWLIYGIFLHLRFTRGWKGSKLVWLGLGCLVTNIISFWAVGLVTPDTYHTLDQITRPIE
- a CDS encoding cytochrome c3 family protein, which gives rise to MSSGMMKMMLKLKEAIKYYKKLLGLILILAGLLLMPAIALSWPTNHLDSSQTGNKPYCISCHGYETGYLAIEKINGITPRTSSVTVNRDSSFTVDFKTVGLGYGRFTVAGAIQVPDTSKWLVDKKDLSADVPWFVATQDTSWNAPINSPYVWATAFPDTGNPNAQKGVTLDDGTVAGAFTDRNQTAHDEQFTAKVTVDGSVPYGSYNIKLWGIGTSSNGMWGYNEKTVTVNVYDDNTSPVLPGSENLSTSGITGSAITISWNAATDSQAGDSGMNGYEIYRSEDSGATFRYIGYSYINSYSDAELNAAVNYEYKINAVDNAGNSTFYTTTAAAETLSSRTDAKTPATPTGLSAFLNTNPEDPNGKIVKLTWNANTEGDIQGYRVYRATAAAGPYALLSEALITELEKYTIDATNSIEAWSFYYTDTEIRYGTTYFYKVSAVDIAGKESTLTIYTSATPAVDIGDPDNPNGPHGNYKNKEGMCQNCHSMHSARGQELIYYSTITDSCYTCHDGSQSKYNTKASFDPVYNPSHHKIPEGRYSCDACHNPHYSPEFEPEVDNTVYAPRLLATISKEDGEIKRGGNEFCWACHGVNSDLPNPFGRDHQTAFMESKHNSELPSSQVTHITCRNCHVPHGSKDYPLMISSNSANLCISCHEDNGFTQTQPRLDNPDYPDVPDTVISGVYLNNQSNDYLGTVHEKNFYGRNTCTMCHEPHGNLNNRYMLRERYNDFFSITETVYGIDYGPVDWITDWSQEDDTICFRCHDSRYYVAFNGDNEPIEPVIGSRFGAGNAKNYHSHAAELKVSCRACHDPHSGESKFQDTSNADDTYDWNLNNSHYINFDWAIQVDVATYSSNKDRLAFITSYGSAGEEVGFSCAISCHQYDHWITGDTYKSYVRTKDMPPLKCAACHDYDDFDTNSRHPVLEAGPESGYKVNCEQCHFEDHTMHTLKNPYGLKSTIVSLDDWTGEPEETSLPLVINPNTGEEVPAYKEFCWQCHGADTELPGIPVTRKIVSDQRTYFINKPHSLLEREGTDNPYGPDMDIACLKCHENHASSNVRLLRNNIDGVAIDAAADIGKINACMACHDGSPAEADISAKYNAATSGGHFIKANPNKKLLCTECHEAHGTTSKKYLLDTDNKYNTGITFPQDYIDPGASREFCLACHPPGEEGQTARVYNTVYTLKVGEVLIAPLPYPERITDHQAEGRECIICHDPHKPWPATGGEDGCYDCHSRPNGEATDIKSLAGLVSQPGSGKVSHHNITDGTTADNTCMQRCHLAHPHDARSDHLKLPEKLLCLNCHDHDSVSTDKSPYTIDSHLFDGKPHDYEYLIRTYPADNSDLLGNCDKCHVPHGSDYKPLLRLPKDDLCVSCHNGVTTNSMGDPIEDIKTLYEKTGHKYTGSLTAKMYCDECHVPHGSTNDFYLRDDNNYAPQQTLTYVGETVYQVEFPQNMKSITFSYEPRKFCTTCHREYVGDSVDSWVYYTSETTPGGQVNIPSIPLIGDNGVTINEHKAGETKSCTDCHNPHDPEPVGSDKDCFICHGDNGYAYNIEELTGLEISGEQTWPEGKTAKTSFHPITDPNTQYDEGGDTGNDCMVMCHTEHVHNPRANVLKDKRSTAGDVTAPEMPTDFEAAGSSSIQVDLSWTASASPDVFGYYIYRKAGTGDWSRYGVVNSRVYAPAKVWFYDGGLKPNTTYSYKVSAHDRTGNESGQTTEQTVSPVISDDKQVPSIPTNLKVSVPGEGTTRLTLSWTASIDNCKIVQYRVYRADSLSGEYTLVGSTGNTAFTDSGLKPESRYYYRVSAEDFNDNLSEWCAPVSGITQAAYAAVGAGNYVEADTSTTWMKLYDQTKTAITSSFPLGKTVYVQVYCDETGLPDAPDTAVVRIRNHLNTILAEYTSYSHPDGKADLFEWPVLIKSEWYSGVYVLEVELRHGGTTYVNTHEAIIAGASGKGFKFYRDSAYTEQAYVFAPGDTVYVKATSDSIDAAFSSFNVWVKDFKGNIKVGPFNPADEQYSFGSLRFSFVLDDQWNLRDNWWYTVDIYAEYLLGRARPKLTKIADYGAMFLVRSKDEAAPGAPSSLTAANAAAPYTHEKMQLSWNASTGEPISYSVFRWSTRDSRFLIAGSNLAPQTTFTDTGLKPETAYSYQVKAVDRYGNISAATDSSPAWVTTGAEPADATRPNAPTSFRAQRESSSQVTSYWKNIYDTTDGVVGYAVYRSRNGSDWLRAGVTYTKQYTDTGLRGNTLYYYYATAFDKAGNHSEPSTEFAVTTLRSGEDSKEGALCMSCHESGSSNPIYAVTHTIGSAYVYSKHNVDYAVMTFKDGSIYEGNCTKCHVPHGSAYEHLLKGSDDNNLCYSCHTAASNTGKFSGRAYFDPSAHGQTTAAGANSNTPGYWPGGDGVPARTTADAGKCYNCHAPHGRFDPETGQYIKSSAWRGTGENLNDLCYTCHEVDPYGEYGGKTVYEETSHGDTGVNAKMKFDGYGPGECTNCHEPHGSQYPGMLRFPVNDVTKPNQLCLECHDRDDILVDTGLFDGSAVYVNSSHGLKAQWFEELNTAAGVVYNKTSFLPGICLNCHNSHGREDAAGETIPKMLVVDDGSNNEICNKCHEYPTISSVTVGYPGIDKFSSGVHKDKALWPGGEHYTEATPAERQGKCINCHDPHGTAEIDAWGRVTNITGNTFDWEEDLCYECHDGTTTGADMKFWPEQGIGHLPGYTLGKHSFNEVMDDSLVTRTRHVECLDCHNVHTVLDIAGTDALTTRLSYAFKGVSGVELTGMPAVPNPNTNPEYWTDPAKNPYVVAGYGWNEIPDVSVKDSRLQEYMVCFKCHSDYTVASTGGRRVIGYFNANNPSNHGFSITVKNSFANARIEANGATTLSGSGTPGWAFNPSNPAHRHNITCSDCHGNSQQLGGPRGPHGSNYDFMLRADPRSTTFCTQCHAQSVYGSDSSAGSGTGTGSSGSHSRSNHYTANPVSGQSFTLSDEAVDAFGALYGNNWCRYCHFGGITQSSNRYMSVHGANGKFTDNRGDYRTYKGMNGFFISYTSPSTCYTTGNTTTEPFACAHTTGKGY
- a CDS encoding B12-binding domain-containing radical SAM protein; translated protein: MARVMLVTPDYHCGVVESAGRWPHLGFVYLAGELRKAGHEVRIYDAMAKNHSFSQIMDNIKKYNPDVVGTTAYTATMPAAADILRAVKEWKPDKLTVIGGIHPTFCYEEVLQEYPFIDVIVRFEGEFTLPELISAWAAGGDFACIPGIAFVRNTKVFCTPVREYIGDLDTLSPAWDLLEWEDYTFFIYPGSRLAIISTSRGCVHDCAFCSQHRFWDRTWRARRPESVVAEIEYLVREYDVEVFFISDEYPTRDRQRWEEILDLLIAKNLGVSFLLETRVDDIVRDEDIINKYRSAGIIHIYVGIEAAAQETLDLFKKGIAADDSKRALDIIHSAGIVSETSFILGTPGETLESIAKALESACFYNPDFAHFLLLAPWPYADMYPELAPFVFEKDYSKYNLVEPVIKPEAMTGDELFTAVLNCYRKFYMAKIPEWVNLKNDFKRKYAIQSMKAIMENSFLKEHILKLGTMPKSVEKIIKGLYSDTPNKTG